TATTGCATTTCGAGGGAGGTATGATTCTAAAATTTTTAAACATCCGATTTCTGTTATAATTATTATATATATCACCTGGATTTTTATTACATCAATTACAAGTTCAATGCCTGTTGTTTCATTTAAATTCTTAGTTTCAAAACTTTGGTTTATCATTCCTTTTTATTTTTTGGGAATACAACTTTTTAAAGAACAGAAGAATTTTAAAAGGTTTATTTGGTTATACATGATTGCATTTTGCGTGGTTATTGGTTATACCATTTATAATCACTCGATATATGGTTTTGATGAACAATCATCGCATTGGGTAATGAGTCCGTTTTATAACGATCATACTTCGTACGGGGCTTTACTTGCCATGTTTATACCTTTTTCCTTTGCATTTATTTTTAATAAAAAAGAAAGCAAATCGATACGGGTATCTTCTTTATTTGTATTTATATTATTATGTGTTGCAGTAGTTCTTTCATATAGTCGTGCTGCGTGGCTTAGTCTTGCAATAGCATTAATTGTTTTTCTGATTTTAAAACTTAAGATTAATTATAAAGTTGTAATTGGTGGTATTATTGCTTTGTCAGCAGTTTTCCTGATATATCGAGAAGATATATACAGAGACATCGAAAAAAACAAACAGGATTCATCAAAGGATTATGTAAAACATATTCAATCAATGTCGAATATTTCTTCAGATGCATCTAACCTGGAACGTATCAATCGCTGGAAGTCGGCACTAAGAATGTTTAAACTACGTCCTGTTTTTGGATGGGGTCCCGGAACATACCAGTTTAAATATGCTCCATTTCAGCATTCAAATGAGAAGACTATAATTAGTACTAATGCAGGTGATATGGGTAATGCTCACAGCGAATATATTGGACCTTTAGCTGAAGAAGGTATAATAGGAACATTGAGTATGCTTGCTATTGTTTTAATAGTAATATATACAGGCGTAAAACTATACAAACGAGTTGATACAAAAGAATTAAGATTAATTACAATAACCATATTGGTTTCATTGATAACTTATTTTATTCATGGCTTGTTGAATAATTTTCTCGATACAGAT
This Bacteroidales bacterium DNA region includes the following protein-coding sequences:
- a CDS encoding O-antigen ligase family protein, with the protein product MIAFCVVIGYTIYNHSIYGFDEQSSHWVMSPFYNDHTSYGALLAMFIPFSFAFIFNKKESKSIRVSSLFVFILLCVAVVLSYSRAAWLSLAIALIVFLILKLKINYKVVIGGIIALSAVFLIYREDIYRDIEKNKQDSSKDYVKHIQSMSNISSDASNLERINRWKSALRMFKLRPVFGWGPGTYQFKYAPFQHSNEKTIISTNAGDMGNAHSEYIGPLAEEGIIGTLSMLAIVLIVIYTGVKLYKRVDTKELRLITITILVSLITYFIHGLLNNFLDTDKASVPFWGMIAMLVALDIYYPKKEAAKKNIEKKVSE